A stretch of the Nitratifractor salsuginis DSM 16511 genome encodes the following:
- a CDS encoding PaaI family thioesterase has product MSLKTHLAIDEDLCGRVTRHEKGYAEVWLHTSERMKADDRGLIHGGFLFSAADYAAMAAVNDPNVVLGAAEVKFLAPVRKGQSIRFVARIGESSGKRRRVEVSGEAEGRRVFEGAFQAFVLPRHVLEG; this is encoded by the coding sequence ATGAGTTTGAAAACCCATCTTGCCATCGATGAGGACCTTTGTGGACGTGTGACCCGTCATGAAAAGGGCTATGCCGAAGTGTGGCTCCATACCTCGGAGCGGATGAAGGCGGATGATCGGGGTTTGATCCACGGGGGATTCCTCTTCTCAGCGGCGGATTATGCGGCGATGGCGGCGGTCAATGATCCCAATGTGGTTCTAGGGGCGGCTGAAGTGAAATTCCTGGCTCCCGTGCGTAAGGGGCAGAGTATCCGTTTCGTCGCCAGGATTGGCGAATCGAGCGGTAAGAGGAGGCGGGTCGAGGTTTCGGGCGAAGCGGAAGGGCGGCGGGTCTTCGAGGGAGCCTTCCAAGCCTTTGTTCTGCCGCGGCACGTTCTGGAGGGCTGA
- a CDS encoding MBL fold metallo-hydrolase, whose product MEIKACPMGPYQTNCYLVETGGKTLIIDPGVGATEWVLREAKNPVAILNTHGHFDHVWSNAELQEHLKIPLYVPEADAFMLERDPFGQGTPPSRPDVKVAPDSTLEIGGIPVTFRHFPGHTPGCSVLEIGECWFSGDFLFRDSIGRWDFPYSSAEQMAESLRKAMTIEEDFRLYPGHGPQSTLRREQRNLPLWLAEVQRRG is encoded by the coding sequence ATGGAGATCAAAGCCTGCCCGATGGGGCCTTATCAAACCAATTGTTACCTTGTCGAAACGGGGGGAAAGACCCTGATCATCGATCCCGGAGTGGGCGCGACGGAATGGGTCCTCCGGGAGGCGAAGAACCCGGTGGCGATCCTCAACACCCACGGCCACTTCGACCACGTCTGGAGCAACGCCGAGCTTCAGGAGCATCTGAAAATCCCCCTCTATGTGCCGGAGGCCGATGCCTTTATGCTCGAGAGAGACCCCTTCGGCCAGGGAACGCCCCCAAGCCGTCCCGATGTCAAAGTCGCCCCCGACAGCACTCTGGAGATCGGGGGGATCCCCGTCACTTTCCGCCATTTCCCGGGGCATACACCGGGATGTTCCGTCCTCGAGATCGGGGAGTGCTGGTTCAGCGGTGATTTTCTCTTCCGCGACTCCATCGGCCGCTGGGATTTCCCCTACTCCAGCGCTGAGCAGATGGCCGAAAGCCTGCGCAAGGCGATGACGATCGAAGAGGATTTCCGGCTCTACCCAGGCCACGGGCCCCAGAGCACCCTCCGACGGGAACAGCGCAATCTCCCCCTCTGGCTCGCCGAGGTTCAGCGACGGGGCTGA
- a CDS encoding ferritin-like domain-containing protein, whose translation MTFYSLAEKALQSADIDEKASAISRLMRYCSTGDDRPESGFAPWSFEAPSYASRCRIVDPRELPRRRSFDTPKGLAILLHAIAHIEYSAVDLALDAVYRFPAMPTAFRRDWLEVAEDEVRHFRMLEAILEELGYRYGDFPVHRGLFDAAKHTEGDILHRMAVIPRHYEATGLDVNPRIMEKLRPFAHKEAVATTIEALETIYREEIDHVRKGDRWFRYCCEQRGLESERTFREILDRYDLRKRQGNFLNVPARKAAGFTCAELKDLGAAECED comes from the coding sequence ATGACTTTTTATTCCCTGGCCGAAAAGGCCCTGCAGTCTGCCGATATCGATGAAAAAGCTTCGGCGATCAGCCGGCTGATGCGCTATTGTAGCACAGGGGATGATCGCCCGGAGTCCGGTTTCGCCCCCTGGAGTTTCGAGGCTCCCTCCTATGCGTCACGCTGCCGTATCGTCGATCCGCGGGAGCTTCCCCGGCGCCGGAGCTTCGATACGCCCAAGGGCTTGGCGATCCTGCTTCACGCTATCGCCCATATCGAATACAGCGCCGTGGATCTGGCCCTCGACGCAGTCTACCGCTTTCCGGCGATGCCGACGGCTTTCCGCCGGGATTGGCTGGAGGTCGCGGAGGATGAGGTGCGCCATTTCCGGATGCTTGAGGCGATCCTCGAGGAATTGGGGTATCGCTATGGGGACTTCCCCGTCCATCGCGGGCTTTTCGATGCGGCGAAGCATACTGAGGGGGACATTCTGCACCGTATGGCGGTCATCCCCCGCCACTATGAAGCCACGGGCCTGGATGTCAATCCGAGGATCATGGAGAAGCTGCGCCCCTTTGCTCATAAGGAAGCGGTGGCTACGACGATCGAAGCACTCGAGACGATCTATCGTGAAGAGATCGATCACGTCCGCAAAGGGGACCGATGGTTCCGCTATTGCTGTGAACAGCGGGGGTTGGAGTCCGAGCGCACGTTTCGGGAGATCCTGGATCGCTACGATCTTCGGAAACGTCAGGGGAACTTTCTCAATGTCCCCGCCAGAAAGGCGGCGGGTTTTACCTGCGCCGAGTTGAAGGATTTGGGGGCCGCGGAGTGTGAGGATTAA